A region from the Aegilops tauschii subsp. strangulata cultivar AL8/78 chromosome 5, Aet v6.0, whole genome shotgun sequence genome encodes:
- the LOC109765706 gene encoding wall-associated receptor kinase 2, whose product MAMPAAALTVLLLQLCFSATAVAQVTGAAPGCPTICAGVSVPYPFGVREGCYLPGFNLTCDRALGRERLLIGGAGGTLEVAEISLANSMVRVMDTAGAVKLTGSGNGTGLARLASSGQWGGLGADAFAGPFVVSGTRNRLVVTGCNQQATLLGEGGNVIVGCSAFCPVTDTFLSTISPEEVAACAGVGCCETPIPIGRPSYSVQLAGLDLNQEMDLQLPIAVRIAETGWFEGNSAGLLNKSLQDSSSTTAISVVLEWAVESKRLLQPQDTATGCPQEAARSVCRSSRSTCLNVTNSYRTGYVCHCEEGYEGNPYLAGAGGCQDVDECAMPGKFMCSGVCTNTPGAYQCRCPPGSRGNPRIKDGCVKSSLGLGVGIGIGCGAGLLLLVLGVFFLSRTLNQQRAKVLKKKFFRQNRGHLLQQLVSQKADIAERMIIPLVELEKATNNFDKAREIGGGGHGTVYKGIMSDLHVVAIKKSKVVVQREIDEFINEVAILSQINHRHVVKLFGCCLETEVPLLVYEFISNGTLYHHLHVEEPEASLPWVERLRIATETARAFAYLHSAVSIPIVHRDIKSQNILLDGTLIAKVSDFGASRCIPIDETGDATAIQGTFGYLDPMYYYSGQLTEKSDVYSFGVLLMELLTRKKPCSYRSSEEKSLVAYFTALLATGDLASLLDPQVAQEGGKMVEEVALLAAACVRMEGGQRPTMRQVEMALENLRVPHENVVMSDMDAPSYAMIEGGRMEEVSRQYSQEEEYLLSSRYPR is encoded by the exons ATGGCGATGCCGGCAGCAGCGTTGACGGTGTTGCTGTTGCAGCTCTGCTTCTCGGCCACGGCAGTGGCTCAGGTCACCGGAGCTGCGCCGGGCTGCCCGACCATCTGCGCGGGCGTGAGTGTGCCGTACCCATTCGGCGTCAGGGAGGGGTGCTACTTGCCGGGCTTCAACCTCACCTGCGACCGGGCGCTCGGCCGAGAGCGGCTGCTCAtcggcggcgccggcggcaccCTCGAGGTCGCTGAGATCTCGCTGGCCAACTCCATGGTGCGCGTCATGGACACCGCTGGCGCCGTGAAGCTCACAGGCAGCGGGAACGGCACTGGCCTCGCGAGGCTCGCGTCCAGCGGCCAGTGGGGCGGGCTCGGCGCCGACGCCTTCGCCGGCCCGTTCGTGGTGTCGGGGACGCGCAACCGGTTGGTGGTCACGGGATGCAACCAGCAGGCCACGCTGCTCGGGGAAGGCGGCAACGTCATCGTCGGTTGCTCCGCCTTCTGCCCCGTCACCGACACGTTCCTGAGCACGATCTCCCCGGAGGAGGTCGCCGCGTGCGCCGGTGTAGGCTGCTGCGAGACGCCCATCCCCATCGGCCGCCCTTCCTACAGCGTGCAGCTCGCGGGGCTGGACCTGAACCAGGAGATGGACCTCCAGCTGCCTATCGCGGTGCGCATCGCCGAGACTGGCTGGTTCGAGGGCAACTCCGCCGGGCTGCTCAACAAGTCGCTCCAGGACTCCTCCAGCACGACGGCGATCTCCGTGGTGCTGGAGTGGGCGGTGGAGTCCAAGCGGCTCCTGCAACCCCAGGATACAGCGACGGGCTGCCCACAGGAGGCGGCGAGGAGCGTgtgccggagcagccgcagcacaTGCCTCAACGTCACCAACAGCTACCGCACTGGCTACGTGTGCCATTGCGAGGAGGGCTACGAGGGCAACCCATacctcgccggcgccggcggaTGCCAAGACGTCGACGAGTGCGCGATGCCCGGCAAGTTCATGTGCTCCGGCGTGTGCACCAACACGCCGGGAGCGTACCAGTGCCGGTGCCCGCCCGGCTCCCGTGGCAATCCCCGGATCAAAGATGGCTGCGTGAAATCATCTCTAG GTCTGGGTGTCGGCATAGGAATCGGCTGTGGTGCTGGCCTTCTGCTCCTGGTACTTGGTGTCTTTTTTTTGAGCCGGACGCTGAATCAGCAGAGGGCAAAAGTACTGAAGAAGAAATTCTTCAGGCAAAACAGGGGACATCTGCTGCAGCAATTGGTGTCGCAGAAGGCGGACATCGCTGAGAGGATGATCATCCCCTTGGTGGAGCTGGAGAAGGCCACCAACAACTTTGACAAAGCTCGCGAGATCGGCGGTGGAGGGCATGGCACGGTGTACAAAGGGATCATGTCCGACCTGCACGTTGTGGCGATCAAAAAGTCCAAGGTCGTCGTCCAGAGGGAGATTGACGAGTTCATCAACGAGGTAGCAATCCTCTCGCAGATCAACCATCGACATGTGGTGAAGCTCTTCGGGTGCTGCCTCGAGACGGAGGTGCCATTGTTGGTGTATGAGTTCATCTCTAATGGGACCCTTTATCATCATCTTCATGTGGAAGAGCCTGAAGCATCGTTGCCATGGGTGGAGCGCCTGAGAATTGCCACGGAGACTGCGAGAGCTTTCGCGTACCTTCACTCAGCCGTGTCAATCCCTATAGTCCACAGGGATATCAAATCTCAGAACATCCTATTAGATGGCACTCTCATAGCAAAGGTGTCAGACTTTGGAGCTTCGAGGTGCATTCCGATCGATGAAACAGGGGACGCAACTGCCATCCAAGGGACATTTGGGTATCTAGACCCCATGTACTACTACTCCGGACAACTTACCGAGAAGAGTGATGTTTATAGCTTTGGCGTTCTCCTCATGGAGCTGCTAACGAGGAAAAAACCGTGCTCATATCGATCGTCTGAGGAGAAAAGCCTTGTTGCATATTTCACCGCCTTGCTCGCGACAGGCGACCTCGCCAGTTTGTTAGATCCTCAGGTTGCGCAGGAAGGAGGCAAGATGGTTGAAGAGGTAGCTCTATTGGCAGCGGCATGCGTGAGGATGGAAGGGGGCCAACGGCCAACCATGAGGCAAGTGGAGATGGCACTCGAGAACCTTCGAGTACCCCATGAAAATGTCGTGATGTCTGATATGGATGCACCAAGTTATGCAATGATCGAAGGTGGAAGAATGGAGGAGGTGAGCAGACAATATAGCCAAGAAGAAGAATATTTGTTGTCATCAAGATACCCGAGGTAG
- the LOC109763194 gene encoding uncharacterized protein, producing the protein MEKAASFLSSLLGGGGGGEEPSGEPAATVASILIYPVKSCRGVSVPQAPVTSTGFRWDRQWSVVNGKGRALTQRVEPKMALVEVELPPEAFDEEWQPALDSYMVIRAPGMDTLKVPLVAERATLDDVSVWEWSGSAYDEGAEAAEWLSSYFGKPSRLVRFKEESEIRPTDPEYAQGYKLMFTDVFPFLMASQGSLDALNEILKEPVPINRFRPNILVDGCHPYSEDLWKTIKINKLTFDGVKLCDRCKVPTVNQENGILGTEPAETMLTFRSGEVIRPSHKNKHKVYFGQYLVCKEAVSAKGKGRIVKVGDPVYVLQTYPSSDEVPA; encoded by the exons ATGGAGAAGGCGGCGTCCttcctctcctccctcctcggcggtggcggcgggggcgaGGAGCCGTCCGGAGAgccggcggcgacggtggcgtcCATCCTCATATACCCCGTCAAGTCCTGCAGGGGCGTCTCCGTGCCGCAGGCCCCCGTCACCTCCACAG GGTTCAGGTGGGATCGGCAGTGGTCGGTGGTGAACGGCAAGGGCAGGGCCCTCACGCAGCgggtggagcccaagatggcgctTGTCGAGGTGGAGTTGCCGCCGGAGGCCTTCGACGAGGAGTGGCAGCCCGCCCTCGACTCCTACATGG TTATAAGAGCGCCTGGAATGGACACGCTGAAGGTCCCTCTTGTTGCGGAACGCGCCACGCTCGATGATGTCTCCGTGTGGGAGTGGTCTGGTTCTGCCTATGATGAAGGAGCTGAAGCAGCCGAATGGCTCTCCTCCTATTTCGGGAAGCCAAGTCGCCTTGTGAGGTTTAAGGAAG AGTCCGAAATCAGGCCGACTGATCCAGAGTATGCTCAAGGTTACAAGCTCATGTTTACGGATGTCTTCCCTTTCCTGATGGCCTCCCAG GGCTCACTGGATGCACTGAATGAGATTCTTAAGGAACCTGTACCGATCAATCGCTTCAGACCAAA TATTTTAGTTGATGGATGCCACCCATACTCGGAGGATCTGTGGAAAACCATAAAGATAAACAAGCTGACATTTGACGGGGTGAAGTTATGCGACCGTTGCAAG GTGCCAACCGTTAATCAAGAGAACGGAATACTTGGCACCGAACCAGCAGAAACTATGCTGACATTCCGGTCCGGTGAAGTGATCCGTCCGAGCCACAAGAATAAACACAAG GTGTACTTTGGGCAATATCTGGTCTGCAAGGAAGCGGTATCAGCAAAGGGAAAAGGGAGGATCGTCAAGGTCGGCGACCCGGTTTACGTTCTTCAGACATACCCTTCTTCGGACGAAGTTCCAGCCTGA
- the LOC141023018 gene encoding uncharacterized protein, producing the protein MEGVEAHDHYFKITRDCCGQLTFSAKQKCTAALRKLTLGTAADAIAEMVSMGESTCLKTTVKFARAVVEVFGPEYLREPNAQDIEKLLAIGEARGFPGMFGSIDCMHWQWKNCSKGLRGMYQGHIGHHHSRSDGIT; encoded by the coding sequence ATGGAGGGTGTGGAGGCACACGACCACTACTTCAAGATCACAAGAGATTGTTGCGGCCAACTCACTTTCTCGGCCAAGCAGAAGTGCACGGCTGCTCTCAGAAAGCTTACACTTGGTACTGCTGCAGATGCCATTGCTGAGATGGTCAGTATGGGGGAGAGCACGTGCCTGAAGACTACTGTCAAGTTTGCCCGTGCCGTGGTGGAGGTGTTTGGTCCTGAGTATCTCAGAGAACCAAATGCGCAGGACATAGAGAAGTTGTTGGCTATTGGAGAGGCAAGGGGGTTTCCAGGAATGTTTGGATcaattgattgcatgcattggcaATGGAAGAACTGCTCCAAAGGTTTGCGGGGAATGTATCAAGGTCACATCGGCCACCATCATAGTAGAAGTGATGGCATCACATGA